AGTTGCTGTTGACGAAGGCAAATAACTTACAATTTACCTATATTTTAGGGAAAATTATATCATATTAAAATAGTAAAGGAATATGTggcagttttaaatttttgaaacactTACATCGACAATGTTTATTTCATTCTCTTCGCCTGTGAATGTTTCCACCTCCTCGTATTTGCGCTTTTGAGCACGACTTTCTTCGTATTCGCGCGCTACATCAGTTAGTGTCTTTGTTTCATTCTCTTTTGGCGTGGCACCTTTGTCAGACTCCACTGCCTTTGCTGCATTTTGTATAACACTCGAAAACAACAATTCTCCAGTTGTAGAACAGCTGGCCTCGGAATTGTCTGCTTTCTGTACACCATCAGGATTGATATTCTCctttatagcaaaaaaattcaaatcaattaTAATCAATACATAAATGTAACTCAAGAGATCTTACACCAACAACACGTTCATGCACATTTTGTCCAAAAAcaaaacctgatttttccaccaGCGGCATAGAACTTTTGGCCGCGGCAAAAAGATTTGATCGCTCGAGACCATTTTTGCGAAGCAAGCTTAAAGGATCTGACCGCTTAACAAACAGAAAATGTACAATTCAATTagtgtgaaatgttaacattatgaataaattttgcttACTTCATCCGGTTCATCATCGTCTGTCGACTTCTTCTCCTCCGTCGCCTTGTCATTGGCTGGTTCGCCTCCTACAGCTCCTTCTGCAGCATTTGAATCATTTTCTGTGCTCTCCTCCTCCTCATCGTCCTTCTGTTCCCGCATGAAAGGATTATGATTGGTTGTGCTACTTACAGAGTCCTCTTCGTCATCACCATTATTACTAGTAGCTGTTGAATTGGAAATCGAATTTGCATTCACATTGGCAAgcgaattgttgttgctgttgcccaGCGCTGCGGCACCCAAAACTGACGGACCAAGTACTGACGGTCGCAATACTCCCGAACGTATAACCGGATTTACACCACCGCCAGTTAACCTCGATGACTGCAGAATTGAATCGCTACCAAGACTGTTTGATTCGTTGGAGGTATCTAAAATATTACAAACGAAACGTGTAATTGCCGGCTTACACTTCCagaaattttctataatttttcaaatgatcTTCTTAAATACATGGCTCTTAACTGCATTGTTTCGCACTAATATATTTCTATCCTTCACTTTCTATTCGATCCTTATACGTACCATTATTCTCAgacatttttattgtatacttTTTAAGCTAatagaatttattaaaaaattgaaatgaatgaaaGTCTTTTCGagtttttgcaaattaaaatgcTGAATTGTCAAACTTCGTCGAGAAGGAAGCCAGAAAAAGCGTATGCAAAATGTCAAGACAAAGCAAACGAGAAAAAGCCGTTCTACAATATTGCCATATCAGAATAAAGTTTAACGAAAATAACAGCTGGCCAATTGGACTATATGACCAattagatttattaaaaaattagagaATTTTCTAAAGTcgtctaaatatatatatatgtataccagtGGATCCGgtcacgcgttgctgtggtatacattttatactattattcatataataaactactTAATAcagtgaaattttatttatgaataaaggcgaaaacgtttttgtcggtataagaatgcAGGGGATTCAGGCAaattaatagattgtacttaataaacatcaaaaaattgtgggaccggccaatgtgcatggttaatggagatgtccacTTAATAGagctatcttctaagttggttcgaactggacacagtgtgctaaattttacgaaaatctgttcagtagtttaggagtccctcgctga
The Bactrocera tryoni isolate S06 unplaced genomic scaffold, CSIRO_BtryS06_freeze2 scaffold_64, whole genome shotgun sequence genome window above contains:
- the LOC120781342 gene encoding ran-binding protein 3; the protein is MSENNDTSNESNSLGSDSILQSSRLTGGGVNPVIRSGVLRPSVLGPSVLGAAALGNSNNNSLANVNANSISNSTATSNNGDDEEDSVSSTTNHNPFMREQKDDEEEESTENDSNAAEGAVGGEPANDKATEEKKSTDDDEPDERSDPLSLLRKNGLERSNLFAAAKSSMPLVEKSGFVFGQNVHERVVGENINPDGVQKADNSEASCSTTGELLFSSVIQNAAKAVESDKGATPKENETKTLTDVAREYEESRAQKRKYEEVETFTGEENEINIVDVNCKLFAFVNSNWEERGRGSLRLNDSKNEQECSRVVFRTSGNLRLLLNTKVWAGMVAQRPSNKSLRLTAMDNTGKIKIFLVMGRPADMTLLHKELLERIELRKISHPEECRAPTETKNGIGSTANHEEEAKEAEATAVPDHEDCTEPSPKKPLVNEGKN